The following nucleotide sequence is from Zea mays cultivar B73 chromosome 1, Zm-B73-REFERENCE-NAM-5.0, whole genome shotgun sequence.
ATACAAACAACTGGCCTCAGAGGGCAAGAGCTTCGAGGTCATCTTTGCTTGGGGCGATCTTAAAGAAAAAACATTCAATGAATACTTTGCAAAGATGCCATGGTTGGCTCTCCCTTTTTCTGACATTGAACGTCGTGAGGCCCTTGATATCCGGTTCAAGGTCACTGATACCCCACACCTGGTCATCCTTGATGCAAAAACTGGTGAAGTTTACACTAAAGATGGTGTTAGAATCGTGAGTGAGTATGGCGTGGATGCTTACCCTTTCACACCAGATCGGATCAATGAACTGAAAGAACTGGAAAAGGAAGAAAAGGAGAATCAAACTATTCAAATCGTGCTTGGCACATCTACTCGAGACTATCTCATTTCAAACAAGGGAGACAAAGTAACTGCTCGATGCAACTTCTCACCATCTTTGATTGATCCATGGTTCTGCAAATGCTTACTTGTTATATTATTGCTATCTATACCCAGGTACCCATCTCTGAGCTTGAGGGGAAGTATGTTGGTCTTTTCTTTGTGGGGGTTGGCTATCCACCATTCATTGAGttcattgacttgcttgctaagatctaTGAGAAACTCAAAGAAGTGGGGGAGAAATTTGAAGTTGTAGCTGTATCCATCTACAGCGAAGAGTCATCATTTAATGAGAGTTTTGCAAAGATGCCTTGGCTTGCAATTCCTCATGGTGACAACAAGTGTTTGACCCTGACTCGTTACTTTGGGTTTATGAGTCTTCCAACACTAGTTCTGATTGGCCCTGATGGGAAGACACTGAACAACAATGTTGCGGAAATAATTATCGATCATGGTTTTGACGTATGGGAGGGTTTCCCCTTCAGTGCTGAGAAGCTGGATTTTCTTGCTGAGAAGGTAAAGGTTAAAGCTGCAACACAGACCTTGGAGTCCCTGTTAATCAGTGGTCATCTGGACTTTGTCATTGGAAAAGATGGTGTAAAGGTATGCGCTACTGTTGCTTGACTTCTTTTATATGGAGATCCTCTTCTGTTATTGCAAAATAAAAGCTAATCACTCTATTAAGTAGTAAGTTTATTTTTCCTTTATCTAAAAAGGAAGTAATGTATTCTATGGATGAAGAACTCTTTTCTTTAAGCAATATCCTAGTTTAAAATTAACCACTGGGACCTTGAATAATGGTCTTTTATACTAACTTTAAGAAGTGATAGATGATAAAGAGATATTTATCAATTTAACAGAGTTCTGCCAGTCGGTGAAGGATATATGGTTTGATGTCCTTAGTGAAGGATAAAGAGATATTTTATGCACTTTTAATTACTATGTAAGTCTGAttatgatgagaaaatcaaagtGTACTTAATGTATATGTCAGGTTCCTGTATCAGAACTTGTTGGGAAGACTGTCCTTCTTTACTTCTCATCAAAATGGTGTGGACCATCCCGTGGCTTCCTGCCCACACTTGTGGAGGCATACAGCAAGATCAAAGAGAAGAACAGTGATTTTGAGGTCGTCTTCATCTCCCATGACAGGGACCAGAGGTCGTTCGATGAATATTTCTCCGAAATGCCATGGCTCGCTGTGCCCTGGGAAGATGAAAGGACAGCACCCCTGAAGACGACCTTCAAGGCCCGCGGGTTCCCTATACTTGTCGTCATCGGTCCTAATGGGAAGACAGTCAGCTGGGACGCAACGGAACTGCTGGTGGTCCACGGCGCTGATGCTTTCCCATTCACCGAGGAGAGACTTGAGGAGCTACAGAAGAAGGTGGATGAGATGGCGAAGGCGATGGGATGGCCTAAGAAGCTGAAGCATGAGCTGCATGGCGAGCACGAACTTGTCCTGCAATACCGTGGTACTGATACATACGCCTGTGATCGTTGTGTACAGATGGGCAGCAGCTGGGTCTACACTTGCGATTGCGAGGAGTGTGACTTTGACCTGCACCCCAAGTGCGCTTTGCGTAAGAAGGGCGAGGAGGAGGAAACCAAGTCGTCCACTGCTGGGTGTTATGTGTGCAAGGGAAGTGATGTGTGCATTAAGGCCTAGAGTTATTCTACCTTGGAGCTGCTGAGGTTTGTTTGTTAATAAATAGTAGTCGCACGTTGAACCCTTACGAGCATATGTGTATGCAAGGCTATGTGAGTATTGTGTCCGATCAAAGTAATGTGGTTTTGCTGCATGGTATTTCTGGTCTTAAGCATGTAATGTTGGTGGCGTTCCTTTTTTTCTGCCTTATATTTCTGCAATCTTGCATGCTTGGCATCTTTGTTCGGAAGGATAGTCACTAGTTTGGTAGTGTTTATGTTTCATTGCATTGCATTGTTTTACTTGTTCTATGAAAGGTCTTTTGCATTGTTCAGGATGTGACTATAGAATTTAATTAGCTTAATTAAAAATCTATGTATATGTTAATTGTAATTTAGTGTTAGTTATGTTCACAGCCAGGATGCGACTATAGAATTTAATTAGCTTGTTTTAATCCACCTGCGGATGTTTAGATTATTAAAAGTTCTAATTAATTTCTAAGGGTAATTATTAAACCGTCAAAAATATTGTATTAGTTGAATTATTTGCATGATACACAATCAACGTTAGCTTTGTTATAATTAAAGCATGAAGTAAAGCTTGTTACGTATTATAGATTGATAAACTAGCTCAGTGTTCGTGCGTTGTAACGGGATcatataatatctcgataacttatatatataaatgtgtgttatactgttatgagatcGAGGACGACATCCACAAGCCGTTCGGGATGACGTTGAAGAGAAACTCGGGCCTGTGacgcacgagcactcacctagtAGTGTAGTATACAAGATTTAACAAGACAATTTAAAGGCAAAAAATCAAGAATGATCTTTCATAGACTACTGTAAATTCATGACTAAAAGCTCACTGTAATTGACTTGCTTGAAGAACACAATAATACTACTGTGAATATGTGATACAACTTAATCACAGTAGTAAAATTACATCTGATGTTGTATTTAGTAAAAAAATATTTTTTCAGAGTTCAGAGCCAACAACTAAACTCAAGTGTTACAAGGTATAACGAACCTTACTATTCAAATTATTAATATAAAAACTTAAGACAGGTATAATCCTCAAACAATCACAAGCAATGTGTATAGGAATTTTAGACATAATGGTGCCTACCACATGCTTTAGTATTCAGATTATTAACACAAACTCATGACATAATGACCAAAAAAATATTAACACATAAACATGGACATAATGTTGTTTAGGAATTTCAGACATATATAGAGGTCAAATAGAGGAATTTCAGACAATGAACAATTATCATCATCAATAGGCTAGAGTTCAAATTCTTAATATATGAACTTGATATATAATAGTGCCTCTAGCAGTGTCGCCTTAGTTTAAAAGCAGTAATATGGcatagagaggagaggagaggagagaagagaagagaggaggcctgtttgtttacccccaagattatataatctggattaaataatcctaagaggcaaacaaacagtccagcttatttgccgagattatataatctaaccccttggattatgataatccataagcaagtgaggaggtgcttatttcagattattt
It contains:
- the LOC100191960 gene encoding Probable nucleoredoxin 1-2-like; its protein translation is MAKAAPAAGGGIADILVTRDRDFLVRNSGEQVKISSIEASPVAIYFSNSWFPPSRWFTPKLIQVYKQLASEGKSFEVIFAWGDLKEKTFNEYFAKMPWLALPFSDIERREALDIRFKVTDTPHLVILDAKTGEVYTKDGVRIVSEYGVDAYPFTPDRINELKELEKEEKENQTIQIVLGTSTRDYLISNKGDKVPISELEGKYVGLFFVGVGYPPFIEFIDLLAKIYEKLKEVGEKFEVVAVSIYSEESSFNESFAKMPWLAIPHGDNKCLTLTRYFGFMSLPTLVLIGPDGKTLNNNVAEIIIDHGFDVWEGFPFSAEKLDFLAEKVKVKAATQTLESLLISGHLDFVIGKDGVKVPVSELVGKTVLLYFSSKWCGPSRGFLPTLVEAYSKIKEKNSDFEVVFISHDRDQRSFDEYFSEMPWLAVPWEDERTAPLKTTFKARGFPILVVIGPNGKTVSWDATELLVVHGADAFPFTEERLEELQKKVDEMAKAMGWPKKLKHELHGEHELVLQYRGTDTYACDRCVQMGSSWVYTCDCEECDFDLHPKCALRKKGEEEETKSSTAGCYVCKGSDVCIKA